A region from the Salvia splendens isolate huo1 chromosome 15, SspV2, whole genome shotgun sequence genome encodes:
- the LOC121768787 gene encoding squamosa promoter-binding-like protein 6 isoform X1 yields MEFMSCAFEGRAVLCSDDTYFGGDNLTSSRNLLHLWDGEDEVDSIGIIKPLSPEATSKPFLADQCLDSNGDRHSGKPVQEITVDALMEFGMRIPSSANKAKDEKSSPEPLMSAKRAKLTNLQSLVPTCQVFGCNKDLSSSKDYHKRHRVCDLHSKTAVVIVNGIRQRFCQQCSRFHLLAEFDEGKRSCRKRLAGHNERRRKPQFNAHLGSTYFTGDASNSFIFSRILPGGLFSVQCNDRRLKVQDEPRQTSQLALDVKLSQSVLCFHGMGKQYPKNSLNAPSALPEMNSSSDSGFALSLLSAREHTLSTPMAQNSTTALGESSSKNFTPVIYSSNRDRVTIDAEIQPEPHDLKPTNPLSHQGANTVSLLELSLHLQRVEQQKYYGQIKMENDIFCDSTIA; encoded by the exons ATGGAGTTTATGAGCTGTGCTTTTGAGGGTAGAGCTGTGCTGTGTAGTGATGACACATATTTTGGGGGTGATAATCTCACTAGTAGTAGAAATCTGTTACATTTGTGGgatggagaagatgaagtagaCAGCATAGGAATTATAAAGCCTCTTTCGCCCGAAGCAACAAGTAAGCCCTTTCTTGCTGATCAATGCTTGGACAGTAATGGCGATCGTCATTCTGGAAAACCTGTTCAGGAGATCACAGTAGACGCGTTAATGGAATTTGGCATGAGAATTCCAAGTTCTGCAAATAAAGCCAAAGATGAGAAGTCTTCTCCAGAGCCTTTAATGTCAGCAAAACGAGCAAAGCTAACGAATTTGCAGTCTCTGGTTCCAACTTGTCAAGTTTTTGGGTGCAACAAAGATTTGAGCTCCTCAAAGGATTACCACAAAAGGCATAGAGTGTGTGATCTTCATTCCAAGACTGCTGTGGTTATTGTTAATGGCATCCGGCAAAGATTCTGTCAGCAATGCAGCAG GTTCCATTTGCTAGCTGAGTTTGATGAAGGCAAGCGTAGTTGTCGCAAACGCCTTGCTGGTCACAACGAGCGGAGACGAAAGCCTCAATTCAATGCTCACTTGG gTTCCACATATTTCACAGGTGATGCATCGAACTCCTTCATTTTCTCGAGAATTCTTCCAGGTGGTCTCTTCAGTGTGCAATGCAACGACAGGCGCCTTAAGGTTCAAGATGAGCCAAGACAAACATCTCAATTAGCACTAGATGTGAAGCTCAGTCAATCAGTCCTGTGTTTCCATGGCATGGGGAAACAGTATCCTAAGAACTCTCTCAATGCGCCATCAGCACTCCCAGAGATGAATTCGAGCTCAGATTCAGGCTTTGCTCTCTCTCTTCTGTCAGCTCGAGAACACACCTTAAGCACGCCAATGGCTCAGAATTCTACCACAGCTCTCGGAGAAAGTTCTTCCAAGAACTTCACTCCAGTTATTTATAGCTCTAACCGAGACAGAGTCACCATAGATGCAGAGATTCAACCAGAGCCTCACGACCTAAAGCCAACGAACCCTCTGTCTCATCAAGGCGCAAACACGGTCAGTTTGCTTGAACTGTCTTTGCATCTGCAGAGAGTGGAACAGCAAAAGTATTATGGACAGATCAAGATGGAAAATGATATCTTCTGCGACTCCACGATTGCATGA
- the LOC121768787 gene encoding squamosa promoter-binding-like protein 6 isoform X2, translating into MEFGMRIPSSANKAKDEKSSPEPLMSAKRAKLTNLQSLVPTCQVFGCNKDLSSSKDYHKRHRVCDLHSKTAVVIVNGIRQRFCQQCSRFHLLAEFDEGKRSCRKRLAGHNERRRKPQFNAHLGSTYFTGDASNSFIFSRILPGGLFSVQCNDRRLKVQDEPRQTSQLALDVKLSQSVLCFHGMGKQYPKNSLNAPSALPEMNSSSDSGFALSLLSAREHTLSTPMAQNSTTALGESSSKNFTPVIYSSNRDRVTIDAEIQPEPHDLKPTNPLSHQGANTVSLLELSLHLQRVEQQKYYGQIKMENDIFCDSTIA; encoded by the exons ATGGAATTTGGCATGAGAATTCCAAGTTCTGCAAATAAAGCCAAAGATGAGAAGTCTTCTCCAGAGCCTTTAATGTCAGCAAAACGAGCAAAGCTAACGAATTTGCAGTCTCTGGTTCCAACTTGTCAAGTTTTTGGGTGCAACAAAGATTTGAGCTCCTCAAAGGATTACCACAAAAGGCATAGAGTGTGTGATCTTCATTCCAAGACTGCTGTGGTTATTGTTAATGGCATCCGGCAAAGATTCTGTCAGCAATGCAGCAG GTTCCATTTGCTAGCTGAGTTTGATGAAGGCAAGCGTAGTTGTCGCAAACGCCTTGCTGGTCACAACGAGCGGAGACGAAAGCCTCAATTCAATGCTCACTTGG gTTCCACATATTTCACAGGTGATGCATCGAACTCCTTCATTTTCTCGAGAATTCTTCCAGGTGGTCTCTTCAGTGTGCAATGCAACGACAGGCGCCTTAAGGTTCAAGATGAGCCAAGACAAACATCTCAATTAGCACTAGATGTGAAGCTCAGTCAATCAGTCCTGTGTTTCCATGGCATGGGGAAACAGTATCCTAAGAACTCTCTCAATGCGCCATCAGCACTCCCAGAGATGAATTCGAGCTCAGATTCAGGCTTTGCTCTCTCTCTTCTGTCAGCTCGAGAACACACCTTAAGCACGCCAATGGCTCAGAATTCTACCACAGCTCTCGGAGAAAGTTCTTCCAAGAACTTCACTCCAGTTATTTATAGCTCTAACCGAGACAGAGTCACCATAGATGCAGAGATTCAACCAGAGCCTCACGACCTAAAGCCAACGAACCCTCTGTCTCATCAAGGCGCAAACACGGTCAGTTTGCTTGAACTGTCTTTGCATCTGCAGAGAGTGGAACAGCAAAAGTATTATGGACAGATCAAGATGGAAAATGATATCTTCTGCGACTCCACGATTGCATGA
- the LOC121767905 gene encoding protein CRABS CLAW-like: MDLAQPASEHVCYVRCTFCNTVLAVGIPCKRMLDTLTVKCGHCSNLSFLSTKPQSQGHCYDHQTSLHYQAFCNEFKKGQSASSSSSTSSEPSSPKAPFVVKPPEKKHRLPSAYNRFMKEEIQRIKAANPEIPHREAFSAAAKNWARYIPNTPQMNASTSTNKA, translated from the exons ATGGATTTGGCTCAACCTGCCTCCGAGCACGTTTGCTACGTCCGCTGCACCTTCTGCAACACCGTTCTCGCG gttGGGATCCCATGCAAGAGAATGTTGGACACTCTGACAGTGAAATGTGGGCATTGCAGCAATCTCTCGTTTCTTAGCACAAAACCTCAATCCCAAGGACACTGCTATGATCATCAAACAAGTCTTCATTACCAG GCTTTCTGCAATGAATTCAAGAAGGGGCAGTCTGCATCATCGTCTTCATCCACTTCCAGCGAGCCCTCCTCGCCTAAAGCTCCATTCGTGGTCAAAC cTCCTGAGAAGAAGCATAGGCTTCCATCTGCCTACAACCGGTTCATGAA AGAAGAGATACAGCGCATCAAAGCGGCAAATCCAGAGATACCACATAGAGAGGCTTTCAGTGCAGCTGCAAAAAAT TGGGCTAGGTACATTCCAAACACTCCACAGATGAATGCTTCCACCAGCACTAACAAG gcTTGA